The bacterium genome includes a region encoding these proteins:
- a CDS encoding undecaprenyl-diphosphate phosphatase — protein sequence MTVFQALALGVLQGATEFLPVSSSGHLVLAESLLPGAEQPALLFDTILHLATLLAIVLILRRRILHLLLAAWSFVSRPAELDGAVRTDRRWLLLLALASVPTAIIGLAMRGLVGAAREHPSWVGAALLVTAVLLLLSERMGRRERSAESLGVGDALLIGVVQGLSVMPGISRSGSTIAAALFRDVNAATAVEFSMLVSIPAIAGANLLELMKGGTGAIEVVPFVAGFAAAFVTGAFSLKALQWLVAERRLLPFAVYCTLIGLGAMVLG from the coding sequence TTGACGGTATTTCAAGCGCTGGCACTCGGTGTCCTCCAGGGTGCGACCGAGTTCCTTCCAGTGTCCTCGTCCGGGCACCTGGTTCTGGCGGAGAGTCTGCTTCCGGGCGCGGAGCAACCGGCCCTGTTGTTCGACACGATCCTGCACCTGGCAACCCTGCTGGCGATCGTGTTGATCCTGCGCCGGCGAATCCTGCATCTGCTACTCGCAGCCTGGTCTTTTGTATCCCGGCCCGCCGAACTCGACGGAGCCGTGCGGACCGATCGTCGCTGGTTATTGCTTCTGGCCCTGGCCAGCGTGCCGACCGCGATCATCGGTCTGGCGATGCGAGGTCTGGTCGGAGCGGCTCGCGAGCATCCCAGCTGGGTCGGTGCAGCACTGCTCGTGACTGCAGTATTGCTTCTGCTTTCTGAGCGGATGGGAAGACGCGAACGAAGCGCAGAGAGTCTTGGCGTGGGCGATGCGCTTTTGATTGGAGTCGTACAGGGTCTGTCCGTCATGCCGGGCATCTCGCGCTCGGGCTCTACGATCGCGGCTGCGCTGTTTCGCGACGTCAATGCGGCGACGGCGGTCGAGTTTTCGATGCTGGTCTCGATTCCTGCGATCGCGGGTGCAAACTTGTTGGAGTTGATGAAGGGAGGGACCGGCGCGATCGAGGTCGTTCCTTTCGTAGCCGGTTTTGCGGCCGCGTTTGTGACCGGTGCATTTTCGTTGAAGGCGTTGCAATGGCTAGTTGCGGAGCGCCGGTTATTGCCTTTCGCTGTGTACTGCACTCTGATTGGTTTGGGGGCAATGGTTCTTGGGTAA